The Corynebacterium marinum DSM 44953 genome contains the following window.
GCGTTCACTCATCGTGACCTCCTTCCCCGCCTCTCTGTGCGGTCTTTAAAGGATGTCGGACAAAGACGAACAGTGTCCTGTTGATGTCTATGATTGAAGACTGGTGATGATCCTAGCACCTGCCAACCGCAGAGGGTTGCGCACACCGACGATGAGAGGGATACCCACCCGTGAGCCTGACCACAAGTCACGTCGTACCTGCGCCCCGCGAGTTCGTGTGGGACTGGCACACCCGCCCCGGCGCCCTGACCAGGCTCACTCCCCCCTTCGCGCCGATCACGCCGGTCACCCAGGCAGACAAGCTCTCCGACGGCACGACGATCCTCGCCCTCCCCGCCGGCCTGAAGTGGGTCGCGCGCCACGACCTGTCGAATTACCGCCGCGGCCACCGCTTCACGGACGTGTGCACCTCCGCGCCGATCAAGCTGCTGGCCAACTGGCGCCACGTCCACGAGTTCGCCGACCACCCCGACGGCACCCTGGTCACCGACTCGGTGACCACCCGCGTCCCCGGCGCCGCGCTGAAATCCATGTTCGCCTACCGCCAGCAGCAGCTGATCAACGACATCGCCTTCCTCGACCGGATCGCCCACCTGCAGCCGGAGCAGCCGCTGACCGTGGCGGTCACCGGCTCCCGCGGGCTCGTCGGCCGCGCGTTGAGCGCCCAGCTGACCACCGCCGGCCACGAGGTCATCCAGCTGGTCCGCAAGAACCCCAAGCCCGGCCAGCGGGAATGGGACCCCTTCAGCCCCGATCCAGACCTGCTCGACGGGGTCGACGTGCTCGTCCACCTGGCCGGCGAGCCGATCTACGGGCGCTTCAGCGGCAACCACAAGCAGGCCATCCGCGATTCCCGCGTGGAGCCCACCCGCCGCCTGGCCCGCCTGGTCGCCGAAACCCCCGGTGTGAGCACCATGATCTCCGCCTCCGCGGTCGGCTACTACGGCTCCGACCGCGGCGAGGAGGAACTGACCGAGTCCTCGCAGCGCGGGGAGGGGTTCCTCGCCGACGTCGTCGCCGACTGGGAGTCCGCCACCGCGCCCGCATCCGACGCCGGCAAGCGGGTCATCCAGCTGCGGATCGGCGCGGTGGTCTCCGGGCGCGGCGGCCTCCTGCCCGTGCTCAAGGCCCTGTTCTCCACGGGCCTGGGCGGCAGCTTCGGCGACGGCAACTTCTGGTTCTCCTGGATCAGTCTCGACGACCTCACCGACATCATCGTCCGCGGCGCGCTCGACCCCGACTGGTCCGGCCCCGTCAACGCCGTGTCCCCGAATCCCGTGCTCAACCGCGAGCTGACCGCCGCGCTGAGCACCCAGCTGCACCGCCCCGCCATCATCCCCATCCCCACCCTGGGCCCGGCGATCCTGCTAGGCAAGGAGGGCGCCCAGGAGCTCGCGCTGGCGGACCAGCGCGTCATCCCGCGGGTGCTCATCGACGCCGCCCACGCCTTCCGCTACCCCACCCTCGACCGCGCACTCGCGCACGAGCTCGGCGGGGAGGAACTGTACGACAAGGCCCCCGAACTGGAGGCGCCTGACTCCGGGGACGGACCCGCCCCGCTAGGGTGGTCCAGGTGACGACAGCACCAAGATCCCCCATCCCCGACACCGAAGTGTCCCCCGCTACCCCGCAGCGCGTGGCAGAGCTCCTCGACGCCGAGGGCCTGCAGTACCGCATGGAGTCCGCCCCTGCTGGCCCGGACGAGCAGTCCGCCACCGTCGTGCGCACGGGTTTCATCAACGCCGCCATCGCCCTGAGCTTCGACCGCGGCCACCTCATCTGCGACTCCATGTGGCGCGGCGAGGTGCCCAAGTCCGAGGCCCCCCGGGTCCTCGGCGCGGTCAACGAGTGGAACCAGACCCAGTACATGCCCGCCCTGCGGTTCTTCGAGAACTCCGCGGGCGAGGGCCACCTGACCATCAGCGCCCACCGGCAGCTCAACGTCGAGCACGGCCTGAGCCGCAACCAGATCGGCGCATTCGTCATGTCCAGCCTCGACGGGGTGCTCCGCGCCTACGAGTGGATCGAAGGCCAGTTCCCCGACCTGGTCACCTGGGAGGAGAACACCCATGAGTAACACTGAACTGTCCGCCGTCACCATCGACCGTCTCGTCGACGCCATGAAGGGTTTCGACGTCGAGCTCGAGCGCGTGGGCGACAACGACGTGGCCACCGCCAACCTCAACGACCTGCCGGTCACCTTCGCGGTCCTGGGTTCGGTGTTCATCGTCCGCGCCGACTCGGTTACCGATCAGACGCTCGCCGACAACGATCCCACCCTCTACCTCGCGGCGAACCAGGTCAACTCCGTGAGCTTCGGCGCCCGTGCGACGATCGTCGACCGGGCCGAGAACCTCATCGTCCGCACCGAGCGCGACGTGGCCATCGCCGCGGGCATGAACGACGAGCAGCTGGGCGCCTCCCTGCGCTCCGCCGTCGACGCCGTGCTCTCCACCCAGGACGCCGTGAAGGCGGCCGCCGACGACCTCGCCGAGCTGCGTGCCCAGGTGGAGCAGGAACTCGAAGAACAGGCCTGATCAGGCCTTGCGCGCGCGCTCCAGTTCGGCTTCCACGTCGAAGTCAGCCTCGGGCCACTCCAGGTCCATGGAGCGCAGCGCGTCGAGGACGAGGTATTTCACCGCCATCCGGGCGTACTTCTTCCGGTCGCCCGGGATGCAGTACCAGGGGGCGGAATCGGTCGAGGTGCGCCGCAGAGCAGTCTCGTAGGCCTCCATGTATTCGACCCAGTGCTCGCGCTCGTCGAGGTCGCCGGGGTTGTACTTCCAGTACTTCTCGGGATCCTCGAGTCGCTCGAGGAGATTCTCCTTCTGGAAATCCTTCGAGATGTGCAGCATCACCTTGATGATCCTGATGCCCCGGTTGGCCATGTCGCGCTCGAACTCGACGATGGCCCCGTAGCGGCGTTCGATCTCCTCCGCCGGCGCCATCTGGTGCACCCGCTGGATGAGCACGTCCTCATAGTGGGAGCGGTCGAAGATCGCGATCTGGCCGACCGCCGGCTCATGCGGGCGGATACGCCAGAGGAAGTCGTGGGAGCGCTCCTCGGGGGTGGGTTTGCCGAACGTGGCGATCTCCAGCAACTCCGGGTCGAAGGCCTGGAACACGTTGCGGACCACGCCGCCTTTTCCTGCCGTGTCCATGCCCTGCAGGACCAACAGGAGGCCACCCGTTCCCGGTGTTTCCGCCCTGGCGTTCGCGTACAGCTTCGACTGGAGTTCATCGAGTTCGTCGTCGTGCTCGTGGAACTCCGTCTCCCAGTCCTCCTTGTCCCACTCGAACCCGGGTGTGGAGGTGGGGTCGACGTCGGCGATCCGGAAATCCGGCCCGACGCGGTGGCTGAGTGCCTCTTCCATCGAAAATTCGTCCATGCCCCCGATGGTAGCGGCATCCGGCGTCTACGCGTCGGCGGAATCCGGCTTCCGGACCGGGCCGGGGCCGGGATCCGCGGCGCTGGCGTGGCGCGGCTCCGCGTCGACTCCGGGGTCCTCCGGCGCGAACTGCGGATCGGCGTCGGCGTCCGAGATCTCTTCGACGATCTCGTCCGCGGCCTGATCGCGGAACGGGTTGTCCGCCGCGTTCTCCTGCACGACATCGTCGAGCACGGCGTGGATGTAGGGCGCCGCGACGTCGTTGCCGTACTGGCTGGCCAGCTCCACTCCCTCGACGATGGCGGTGGCGCCGTCGACCTCGGGGTTGTAGAGGATCTCCCACACGCCGACGCGCAGAATGGCGCGGTCGACGGCGGGCAGGCGGTTCAGCTCCCACGTGTCGGAGAGGTAGCGCGCGATGGCGTCATCGATCGTGTCGAGCTGCTCGGCGGCGCCGACGACGATCTGCCGGGTGTAGTCGGCGACGGGTGCCACGGCATTGTCGGGGTCGCGGGAGAGCGAGATGCGGTCCTCCACGACGGCGACGGGGTCGATGTCGCGGGCCTCCGCCTCGAACAGGATGTCTACGGCGCGCCGACGGGCGCGGTAACGGGCTCCGTGACGGCGCCAGTTGCGCTCGTCGGTGGTCGCCTCAGGTGTGTCGGTCACGTGTGATGTGTCCTAGTTGGTGACGCGGGAGAGGTAATCGCCGGTGCGGGTGTCCACCTTGATGACGTTGCCGGTCTCCAGGAACAGCGGAACCTGGATCTCGGTGCCGGTCTCGACGGTGGCCGGCTTGCTGCCGCCGGTGGAACGGTCGCCCTGCAGGCCGGGCTCGGTGTGGGTGATCTCCAGGTCGACGGAGACCGGCAGCTCGCCGAAGAGTGCCTCGCCCTCGTGGAAGGAGACCTGGACGCGCATGTTCTCCTTGAGGAAGCGGGCGGCGTCGCCGAACTTGTCCTCGGGGAGTTCGTACTGCTCGTAGGTCTTCTCGTCCATGACGACGTAGGAGGTGCCGTCGTTGTACAGGTAGGTCATGTCGCGGCGGTCCACGGTGGCGGTCTCGACCTTGACGCCGGCGTTGAATGTCTTGTCCAGCGTCTTGCCGGAGAGGACCTCCTTGAGCTTGGTGCGCACGAACGCGGGCCCCTTACCCGGCTTGACGTGCTGGAACTCGATGATCTGAGCCAGCTTGCCGTCGACCTTGAGCACAAGGCCGTTCTTGAAATCGGCGGTAGAAGCCACGGAGTCTCTCCCTCGTTGTGGTGATCCTGAATAACAGACCTAACCAGACTACACTACGCGCAATTCCTTACTGGTGGGCGTGATGATGCGGGCCGGCCCCTGGGTGATCAGGATGGTGTCCTCGATGCGGACCCCGCCGCGCCCGGGCACGTAGATGCCGGGTTCGATGGTCAGGGTCATGTGCTCGGCGAGGACCCCCTCAGCGGTCTGGGACGCGGAGGGGCCCTCGTGGAGCTCCACCCCGATGCCGTGGCCGGTGGAGTGGACGAAGAACTCGCCGTAACCCGCGTCCTCGATGACGGAGCGGGCGGCGGCGTCGACGTCGACGAGCGGGGTTCCCGGGGTGGCGGCCTCGACGCCGGCCAGCTGGGCGCGCAGGACGATGTCGTAGATCTCCCGGGTGAAGTCGTCGGCCTCGCCCATGGCGACGGTGCGGGTCATGTCCGAGTTGAAGCCGCGGGAGTGTGCCCCGAAATCGAGGATGACCAGGTCGCCGCGGTGGATGATGCGGTCGCCGGCGGTGTGGTGCGGCTTTGCGGAGTTGGGTCCCGAGGCGACGATGGTGTCGAAGCTGGGCCGCATCGCGCCGAGCCGGCGCATCCGGTACTCCAGGTCGGCGGCGACGTCGCGTTCGCTGCGCCCGACCGCCAGTTCGCCGCCGGCGAGGAGATCCTCGAAGGCCTGGCAGGCCAGCTCGGCGACCTCGGTGAGCCGGATGCGCTCGGTGTTGTCCTTGACCAGCCGCAGCTCCTCGATGACGCCGGTGACGGGCACCAGGGTGACGTCCTCGGCGCAGACCTCCTTGAGGCGCTCCAGCTCCGCGACGGAGACGTACTCCGCCTCGAAGCCGACGCGGCGGGGCCCGGTGACGCGCCGCAGGAGCTCGCGCGCGGACTGGCGCTCGATGACGGCGGGGATGTCCGAGACCTCCTCGGCGATCTGGGTGGCGTACCGGCCGTCGGTGGAAATCTCCGCGGTGAGGTCCTTGGACAGGACCAACGCCCCCTGGGATCCGGAGAAGCCCGACAGGTAGCGCACGTGGAGGAGGTTGGTCACCAGCATCTCGTCGATGCGCATCCCGGCCAGCCGCGCGGAGAGTGCGCGTCGTCGGGTGAGGAATCGGGTGTCCGCGTATGCCATGTGGCCCTCCAACTGGGATCGTGTGTGATTCTCCACAACCTTAGCGGCCTGCTCAGCCCCGCGCGGCGAACCAGTCCAACGCCAGCAGATATCCGTGCGCGCCGAGCCCGGCGATCACGCCCGCGGCGATGGCGGAGAGGTACGAATGGCCGCGGAAGTCCTCGCGGGCGTGCACGTTGGAGATGTGCACCTCGATGAAGCCGGGGCCGTCGGACACCTCGGCCAGCGCGTCGCGCAGCGCCACGGAGGTGTGGGTGAAGCCGCCGGGGTTGATGATCACCGGCCAACCTTCGTCGGCGGCCTCGTGCGCCCAGTCGATGAGGTCGCCCTCGTGGTTGGACTGGCGGCACTCCACGTCGACGCCGAGCCCCTCGGCGCGCACGTCGATGAGCTTCTCGACGTCGCGCAGCGTCGTCGTCCCGTAGACCTCCGGCTGGCGCCGGCCCAAGCGGTTGAGGTTGGGCCCGTTGAGGACGAGGACCTTCATCAGTTCCCCCCGGAGACCGCGGCGTAGGCTGCGCGCAGCTCGTCGAGCGAGGGGCCCTCGAGACGGGTGGTCTCCCCCGCCCCGGTGAGCGCCACAAAACGGATGTTTCCGTCGCGGTTCTTCTTGTCCCTGGTCATCGCCGGGTGGAGCTCGTCGAAGAGGCCGGCCGGGTAGGTGGTGGGCAGCCCGACGGAGGTGAGGATCCGCTCGTGGCGGGCGACCAGGTCGGCGTCGATGAGCCCGCGGGCGGCGGCCAGATGCGCGATGAACATCATGCCCACGGCGACGGCGTTGCCGTGGCGCCAGCGGTAGTTCTCGCGCAGCTCCACGGCGTGGCCGAAGGTGTGGCCGTAGTTGAGGATCTCGCGCAGGCCGGACTCCTTGAGGTCCTGGCCGACGACGTTGGCCTTCACGGTGACGGAGCGGGCGATGAGCTCGGGGAGGTGCCCGTCGGCGCGCAGGCAGGCGGCCGGGTCCTCCTCGTAGCGCTCGAGGATGACGGGGTCGGCGATGAAGCCGGTCTTGATGATCTCCGCGGAACCGGCGACGATCTCCTCGCGCGGCAGGGTGGCCAGGCGGTCGAGGTCGATGAACACGGCGGTGGGCTCGTGGAAGGCGCCGACGAGGTTCTTGCCGGCGGCGGTGTTGATGCCGGTCTTGCCGCCGACGGCCGCGTCGACCATGGCCAGCAGCGTGGTGGGCACCTGGATGACCCTGATGCCGCGCATCCAGGCCGCCGCGACGAATCCGGCGAGGTCGGTGACCGCGCCGCCGCCGAGTCCGACGATCACGTCCCGGCGCCCGAAGGTCTCCTCGCCGAGCCGGTCCCACAGGGCGCCCGCGACGTCGAGGGTCTTGCCCGCCTCAGCGTCGGGCACCGGGGCGAGCACCACCTCGAGCCCGCGGGCCGCCAGTGCGGCCCCGAGCTTCTCGGCCGGATCGACCAGGGTCGGCTGGTGGATGACCATGACCTTGGCGGCGCCGGTGCCGGCGGCGCACTCGGCGACCGCCTCATCGAGGTGGTGGTCGATCATGACCTGGTACGGGGCGGGGCCGTTGACCGGAATCGTCGTCACGGGAGGGTTCCTTTACGCGGGTGGCTAGAGGGTGTCCAGGAAGCCGAGGATGTCGGCGACGGACTGCTGGGGGGCGCGGCCGTCGGTACGCACCCGGAACGCCGCCACCTCATGGTAGAGCGGGGCGCGCTCCTCCAGGAGGCGGCGGTAGTGGGCGGCCGGGTCATCGGCGGCGAGGACCGGACGGGAGGATTCGTTCGCCGTCCGGCGCACGCCCTCCTCGGCGGAGACGTCGATCCACACCACGCAGTGCTCGCTGAGCAGCTGCCGGGTGGAGTCCGTGAGCACGGCCCCGCCGCCGAGGCTGACGACGCCGCCGGTGCCCAGCGCCTGCTGCACGTGGCGCGCCTCGAGCTCGCGGAAGGCGGGCTCGCCTAGCTCGCTGAACACCTCTCCGCAGGATTTCCCGGCCTCCTCCTCGATGAGCTGGTCGGAGTCGACCAGCGGGAGGGACAGGGCGCGGGCCAGGCGGCGGCCGATGGTCGACTTCCCGGCTCCGGGAGGGCCGACGAGCACGACCTTGGGCCGATTGTGGCACACGCTGTGGTGCATCTCCGGCTCGGGGCTGCTCATCTACGCCTCCCCGGCATCCTGGAACCGCAGCCGCTGCGCGACGTACTCGTTGTACGAGTCGATGTTGCGGCGCGTCTCCGCGACGGAGTCGCCGCCGAACTTCTCCAGCACGGCACGCGCCAGGACGAGCGCGACCATGGCCTCGGCGACGACGCCCGCGGCGGGGACGGCGCAGACGTCGGAACGCTGGTGGATGCCGGTGGCGGCGGAACCGTCGGACATGTCGACGGTCTTCAGGGCGCGCGGCACGGTCGAGATCGGCTTCATCGCGGCCCGGACGCGGAGCGTCTGGCCGTTGGTCATGCCGCCCTCGACGCCGCCCGCGCGGTTGCTGAGCCGGTCGACGCCGTCCCCGGTGCGCACCATCTCGTCGTGCGCCTCGCTGCCGCGGCGGCGGGCCTCCTCGAAGCCGTCGCCGATCTCCACGCCCTTGATCGCCTGGATGCCCATGAGGGCGGCGGCGAGCTGCGCGTCGAGCCGGTCATCGCCGGACACGTGCGACCCCAGGCCGATGGGCAGCCCCTCGACGACGACCTCGACGACGCCGCCGAGGGTGTCGCCGGCCTTCTTCGCGGCCTCGATCTCGGCGACCATGGCGGCTTCGGCCTCCTTGTCGAAGGCGCGCACCGGCGACTCGTCGATGGCCGGCAGGTCCGGGAAGGTGGGCTCCGGGCCGGTGTAGGGCTCGGAACGGCCGATGGAGATGACGTGGGAGAGCACCTCGACGCCGAGGACCTCGCGCAGGAAGCTGCGGGCGACGGCGGCTGCGGCGACCCGGGCCGCGGTCTCGCGCGCCGAGGAACGCTCGAGGATCGGGCGGGCCTCGTCCTGGTTGTACTTGACCATGCCGGCGAAGTCGGCGTGGCCGGGACGCGGGCGGGTGAGCTTGGCGCCGCGCCCGGAACTCATCGCGGCGGCGACCTCCTCGTCGCCCATGTCGACCGGGTCGGCGGACATGATGGTCGTCCATTTCGGCCACTCGGAGTTGCCGATCATGATGGCGATCGGGCTGCCGAGGGTCTTCCCGTGCCGGATGCCGGTGAGCAGGGTCAGCTCATCGGCCTCAAACTTCATGCGGGCGCCGCGGCCGTAGCCGAGGCGGCGGCGCGCGAGCTGCTCGGAGATCTCTTCCCGGGTCACGGAGACGCCGGCGGGCATGTGTTCGACCAGGGCAATCAGCGCCTGACCGTGGGATTCCCCTGCTGTGGTCCATCGAAGCATGCGGTCATTGTCTCATGGGAGGCCCACGGCCGGCGCTAAGGCTCCCCGCCAGGTGTCGAAGACGACCACCGACAGGGCCCCCACCAGCATCGACGGCCCGTGCGGCACCGCCTTCCCCCGCGCGAGGACGCCCCGCGCGGCCGTCACCGCGCCCGCCGTCGCTGCCGCAGCGAAGACCCCGGCGCCGCCGCCGGCGGCGGCTGCGACCACCCCGAGGCTGAGTGCGAGCTTGACGTCGCCGCCGCCGATTCCGCGGCCGAGAATTCCCCCGGCGAGGTACGCCCCGGCCCAGCCGAGGCCGCCCAGCAGGAGCGCGGGTTCCGTCAGCAGCGCACCCAGGGCGGCGCCGAGGGCCGCGGGCAGGGTGAGGTGGTCCGGGAGGCGGCGCCGTTTTTCGTCGTGCAGCACGAGCAGGCCCGCCCACCAGACGGTGACTGCGGCTGCTCCCCCGAGCAGCAGGATCCCCCACACGCGTGGGACGCTACCCCAGGGACGCCTCCAGCGCGCGGCGCATGGCCTCCCGGGGGGCGGGGCGGCCGGTGAACTGCTCGAACTGGCCGTAGGCCTGGTGGGCGAGCATGACGTGCCCGTCGACGGTGAGGTAGCCGTTGGCGGCCGCCGCGACGGTCAGCGGGGTGGGCCGGGGTTCGTAGATGACGTCGAGGACCGGGGCGTGCGCGAGATCCTGCTCGCGGCCCTCGACGGCCACGGAGGGGACGGTGGAGACGATGACGTCGGCCTGCCGGGCCGCAGCGGCCAGATCCGAGTCGAAACCGGCGAAGCGGAAGGCCACGCCCAGGGGGCTGAGCAGCGGTGCGAGCTCCGCGCTGCGGTCGGAGCGGTTGATCACCGTGATGTCGGTGACCCCCGCCTGGGCCAGCGCCCAGAGAGCGGGCCGGGCGGTGCCGCCGCCGCCGACGACGATAGCGCGGCGCGCCCGGCCGAACCGGCCGCCGAGCAGTTCCTCCAGCGCGCCGGTGATTCCGTCGCAGTCGGTGTTGTCGGCGCGCCAGCCGGACTCCGTGCGCAACAGGGTGTTGGCTGATCCGATCTGCCGGGCGCGGTCGGTGACCTCGTCCGCGAAGTCGAGGGCGGCGAACTTGGCGGGCATGGTCACCGAGAATCCGGCGAACTCCTCCCCCGCCCCGCCGACGACGGCGGGCAGCTCCTCGGCGGTGCATTCGATGCGGGTGTACTCCCAGTCGTCCATGCCCAGGGCCTCGTAACCCGCGTTGTGCAGGATCGGCGAGCGGGAGTGCTCGATCGGCGAACCGAGCACGGCCGCGCGGTGGCGGACGTCGGGCATCTCCAGGGGGTGGCTCATCGGTTGGTGTCCAGGACTCCCGATTCGAGCGCCTTGTTCACGTCCGCGAGGTGCTCCTCGAAGGTGTCGTTGAAGACGGTGGTGCCGTCGCGGTCGACGGTGACGAAGAAGAGCCAGTTGCCCTCCGCCGGGTTCTCCATCGCCTCGATCGCCTCGATGGACGCCGCCGCGATGGGGGTCTCCGGCAGCCCGTCCTTGGCGTAGGTGTTCCACGGGGTGACCTGGGCGCGGTCCTCGTCGGTGGTGGCGACCTCGACGTCGGTGAGGCCGTAGTTGACGGTGGAGTCGAACTCGAGGCGCATCGGCTCCTCGAGGCGGTTGAGGATCACGCGGGCGACCTTGTCGAAGTCGCCGGCCGGCGCCTCGCGCTCCACCAGCGAGGCCGCGGTGAGCAGCTCGTAGGGGGTCAGGCCCAGGACCCGGGCGCGCTCGACGATGCCGGTGTCCTCGTACTGCTTCGCGGATCGGGTGACCAGGTCGGTGATGATCTCCTCGGCGTCGAGCTCCGGGTTGACCACGTACTGGCCGGGGACGATGAGCCCCTCGAGGCGCTTGGGGTCGTCGCCGCGCGCGGCGACGGCCTCGAGGGCCCACTCCGGCACGCCGAGGTCGACGGGGTCGGCGGTGGCGCCGGCCCGCTGCAGATCCTGGAAACTGACGCAGTTGGTGGAACCCTCGGTGCAGGTGACCTGCGAAATCTGGGTGTACACGCCGGGGCGGTTGGTGCCGCCGACGACCCGGACATCCATGAGGGTGGAACCGCCGTGGATGTCCAGGAGTTCCACCCGGTTGGCCGGATCCAGGAGGGCGTCGACCGCGGCGGCGGCGCTCATCTCGCCCTGCAGGCGGTAGAAGCCGGGCTGGATGTTGGCCGCGTCAGTGTTGTTGGCTGCGGCGGTCTGGAAGGCGGAGTCGGTGCGCACCACGCCGCGCTCCTCCAGCTCGGGCCCGAGCTGGGACATGGAGGAACCCTCGGGCACCTCGACGAGCTGGTAGGTGCCGTTGCCGGCGCCCTGGTAGTCGCTCTCCGCCACGGTGGGCCCCTCCCCCGAGATCTGGACGCCGATGTAGATGACCGCACCGATGATGAGGATCAGCGACGCGATGAACACAGCGAGGCCGCGCTGACGACGTTTCACGAACTTCGGCTCCATCTTCCGGCCGCCGGCGCCGCGCTGGGGAGCCGAGGGGTTCTGCGGGGGCATCTCGGACTGTGTGCTCATGGGTGCAGCTCCTGTTTGTGGGCGGCCCGGGCGTCGAGCCAGGACTGGAGGATTTCCACGGCGGCCGCCTGGTCGATGACCTTGCGACCCGCCTTCTCGGAGACCCCGGAGGCGCGCAGCGCGGCGGTGGCCGCCACGGTGGTCAGCCTTTCGTCGGCCATCCGCACCGGGAGGGGCCGGCCGGCGTTGGTCAGCCTGCGGTTGATGCGGAAGGCGATGTCCTTCGCGTGCTTCACGCTCGCCGAGCCGTTTCCTTTGAGGTCGCGGGGCAGGCCGACCACGATCTCGACGGCGTCGTACTCGTCGATGATCGCCAGCAGGCGGTCGATGTCGGCCTTGTCGCGGTCCCGCAGGCCGGTCTCCCGGGCGACGGTCTCCACGGGGGTCGCCAGCGTGGCGTCCCGGTCGGAGACCGCGACACCGATACGGACGGTGCCGACGTCGAGGCCGATGCGGCGCCCGTTACCGGGGTCGTCGGCACCCGGGGTGTCCGGGGTTACCTTCATCTTTCGTCGGTGCCCTTTCGTCGCATCAGAATGGTGCAGGGTGGTCGGCGGTGCGCTTTCAAGGTAGCGGGGATCACACCAGGTCAATGACATGACCCCCGGCGTGTCCCGGGGTTCTCTCCGGGACACGCGGCAGACCCTCCGTCTAGCGGCCGGCCAGTTCCTCGCGGACCGCGTGGAAACCGGCGTCGAGGCCGGCGGGGTTCGCGCCGGAGCCCTGCGCCATATCCGCCTTGCCGCCGCCGCGGCCGTCGACGTAACCGGACAGCAGTGTGACCAGGTCACCGGACTTCACGCCCAGCTCGACGGCCTCCTTGGTGGCGCCGACGATGAAGGGCAGCTTGTCCCCGTCGGCAGCGGCGAGCACCACGACGCCGGGCTTGCCCGCCAGGCGGCCGCGCAGGTCCGTGGCCACGGTGCGCAGGTCACCGCCGGACACGCCGTCCGGCAGGCGGTGGGTGAGAACGGTGAACTTTCCTGCCTCGACGGCCTGGTTGAGCAGCTCGCCGCCCTGGGCCGCCAGCTGCTGGCGGTGCAGGTTGGCGATCTCCTTCTCGGCCGCCTTGAGCTTCTCCGTCAACTGGGAGATGCGCTCCGGCAGCTCCTCGGTCGGGGACTTGAGGGAGGCGGCCAGGCCGGAGGCCAGCGCGGCCTCCTTGGAGAAGTGGCGGAAGGAATCCATGCCCGAGTAGGCCTCGATGCGGCGGGCGCCGGAGCCGACGGAGGACTCGCCCAGGACGGCGACGGGGCCGATCTGGGAGGAGGAGCCCACGTGGGTGCCGCCACACAGCTCGATGGAGAACGGGCCGCCGATCTCGACGACGCGGACCTCGGAGCCGTAGTTCTCACCGAACAGCGCCATGGCGCC
Protein-coding sequences here:
- the mltG gene encoding endolytic transglycosylase MltG; translated protein: MEPKFVKRRQRGLAVFIASLILIIGAVIYIGVQISGEGPTVAESDYQGAGNGTYQLVEVPEGSSMSQLGPELEERGVVRTDSAFQTAAANNTDAANIQPGFYRLQGEMSAAAAVDALLDPANRVELLDIHGGSTLMDVRVVGGTNRPGVYTQISQVTCTEGSTNCVSFQDLQRAGATADPVDLGVPEWALEAVAARGDDPKRLEGLIVPGQYVVNPELDAEEIITDLVTRSAKQYEDTGIVERARVLGLTPYELLTAASLVEREAPAGDFDKVARVILNRLEEPMRLEFDSTVNYGLTDVEVATTDEDRAQVTPWNTYAKDGLPETPIAAASIEAIEAMENPAEGNWLFFVTVDRDGTTVFNDTFEEHLADVNKALESGVLDTNR
- a CDS encoding shikimate kinase, with the protein product MSSPEPEMHHSVCHNRPKVVLVGPPGAGKSTIGRRLARALSLPLVDSDQLIEEEAGKSCGEVFSELGEPAFRELEARHVQQALGTGGVVSLGGGAVLTDSTRQLLSEHCVVWIDVSAEEGVRRTANESSRPVLAADDPAAHYRRLLEERAPLYHEVAAFRVRTDGRAPQQSVADILGFLDTL
- the aroC gene encoding chorismate synthase; the encoded protein is MLRWTTAGESHGQALIALVEHMPAGVSVTREEISEQLARRRLGYGRGARMKFEADELTLLTGIRHGKTLGSPIAIMIGNSEWPKWTTIMSADPVDMGDEEVAAAMSSGRGAKLTRPRPGHADFAGMVKYNQDEARPILERSSARETAARVAAAAVARSFLREVLGVEVLSHVISIGRSEPYTGPEPTFPDLPAIDESPVRAFDKEAEAAMVAEIEAAKKAGDTLGGVVEVVVEGLPIGLGSHVSGDDRLDAQLAAALMGIQAIKGVEIGDGFEEARRRGSEAHDEMVRTGDGVDRLSNRAGGVEGGMTNGQTLRVRAAMKPISTVPRALKTVDMSDGSAATGIHQRSDVCAVPAAGVVAEAMVALVLARAVLEKFGGDSVAETRRNIDSYNEYVAQRLRFQDAGEA
- a CDS encoding shikimate dehydrogenase codes for the protein MSHPLEMPDVRHRAAVLGSPIEHSRSPILHNAGYEALGMDDWEYTRIECTAEELPAVVGGAGEEFAGFSVTMPAKFAALDFADEVTDRARQIGSANTLLRTESGWRADNTDCDGITGALEELLGGRFGRARRAIVVGGGGTARPALWALAQAGVTDITVINRSDRSAELAPLLSPLGVAFRFAGFDSDLAAAARQADVIVSTVPSVAVEGREQDLAHAPVLDVIYEPRPTPLTVAAAANGYLTVDGHVMLAHQAYGQFEQFTGRPAPREAMRRALEASLG
- the ruvX gene encoding Holliday junction resolvase RuvX translates to MKVTPDTPGADDPGNGRRIGLDVGTVRIGVAVSDRDATLATPVETVARETGLRDRDKADIDRLLAIIDEYDAVEIVVGLPRDLKGNGSASVKHAKDIAFRINRRLTNAGRPLPVRMADERLTTVAATAALRASGVSEKAGRKVIDQAAAVEILQSWLDARAAHKQELHP
- a CDS encoding prepilin peptidase encodes the protein MWGILLLGGAAAVTVWWAGLLVLHDEKRRRLPDHLTLPAALGAALGALLTEPALLLGGLGWAGAYLAGGILGRGIGGGDVKLALSLGVVAAAAGGGAGVFAAAATAGAVTAARGVLARGKAVPHGPSMLVGALSVVVFDTWRGALAPAVGLP